One Scleropages formosus chromosome 8, fSclFor1.1, whole genome shotgun sequence DNA window includes the following coding sequences:
- the LOC108918125 gene encoding neuroblast differentiation-associated protein AHNAK isoform X14, whose protein sequence is MSNIMNGHMRRRTFSDSLILDETEKGGVVISGIKDDTFADLAGLRKGDEIVGATIRFDNLKKDDVENLLKLIEPFDTKMTVLKKQDMRANLNLSSGNRAPEDLLQNSYNRLFNGKVRKFLKQDSSSSVRSGTPDAEVSGINGPLADPNVKLDMEGQSWSSNVSAPSLRANLSSLNPENHKGEIDVGVQKPDLNLSAPKLERDINTPDLDMNLPKAKVTGPDLDIDGPSGNFKSPNFKMPKFGISGPKGKRPEIDADFKKPNLNLSAPRLEGDINTPDLDMNLPKAKVTGPDLDIDGPSGNFKSPNFKMPKFGISGPKGKKPEIDASVKKPDLNLSAPKLEGDINTPDLDMNLPTAKLTGPDLDVKTPDLDIDGPSGKFKTPTLNMPKFGISGPKGKRPEIDADFKKPNLNLSAPRLEGDINTPDLDMNLPKAKLTGPDLDVNTPDLDIDGPSGKFKTPTLNMPKFGISGPKGKKPEIDADFKKPNLNLSAPRLEGDINTPDLDMNLPEAKLTGPDLDIDGPSGKFKTPTLNMPKFGISGPKGKKPEIDANFKKPNLNLSAPKFEGDINTPDLDMNLPTAKLTGPDLDVKTPDLDIDGPSGKFKTPTLNMPKFGISGPKGKKPEIDADFKKPNLNLSAPRLEGDINTPDLDMNLPEAKLTGPDLDIDGPSGKFKTPTLNMPKFGISGPKGKRPEIDADFKKPNLNLSAPRLEGDINTPDLDMNLPKAKLTGPDLGVKTPNLDIDGPSGKFKTPTFKMPKFGISGPKGKKPEIDADFKKPNLNLSAPRLEGDINTPDLDMNLPKAKLTGPDLDVNTPDLDIDGPSGKFKKPTFKMPKFGISGPKGKKPEIDADFKKPNLNLSAPRLEGDINTPDLDMNLPKAKMTGPDLDIDGPSGKFKTPTLNMPKFGISGPKGKKPEIDADFKKPNLNLSAPRLEGDINTPDLDMNLPKAKLTGPDLDIDGPSGKFKKPTFKMPKFGISGPKGKKPEIDADFKKPNLNLSAPRLEGDINTPDLDMNLPKAKMTGPDLDIDGPSGKFKTPTLNMPKFGISGPKGKKPEIDADFKKPNLNLSAPRLEGDINTPDLDMNLPEAKLTGPDLDIDGPSGKFKTPTLNMPKFGISGPKGKKPEIDANFKKPNLNLSAPKFEGDINTPDLDMNLPTAKLTGPDLDVKTPDLDIDGPSGKFKTPTLNMPKFGISGPKGKKPEIDADFKKPNLNLSAPRLEGDINTPDLDMNLPKTKLTGPDLDIDGPSGKFKTPTLNMPKFGISGPKVKDPEFDVSVKKPDLNRSAPKLEGEVNTPDLNVNLPKANLAGPDLELDTPGLDAPSRKFKIPSLKMSNLGFSGPKTKERHIDGDFKKPTLNLSVPKIKGDINTPDLDMNLPKAQLTSPDLHVKSSDLDIDGPSGNLKMPNLNLPNTKASGSGLDVEAPDFDTDIPSSKLKMSNFKMPKLSLSSPKTKTPLDLDIDTDLKTHNLDIPIPKTEAGVDSEIKLPKPDIEGPKLNMKSPTGTKSGELKMPTLSMSPITATGPSFNTDVGLRTPHVTNTKIKGGLNTPQIDANLPTAGISSPELDLHVPEIDIDSPKFKNPHFKMPKFGLSGSNIEGPESDLNGRFDMPDLSISAPRVESKIHTADLNADVPRSDLKSQDLHLKSPNLDSDAPSGTLKVPTSKFSSSGPKLKRSDIDKNADITVDQGLSTLKTKENNPGIQFKSDRVQVPILETNVSPSKSKIKWPKDTEIDTENTDISPEHSKKMLPEAVIDDEVEVPVFKTHRLLAASKLHGNPESLDLQKGNTYTASPDAKIPKTKLPSGTVSLPKINSLSRRGYEPDFQHLKGGKQTSSSPIDVAERLQMFKDSQSVKSSSHNTDSGLKGETTVPGVSTGSSSKINRGTFKVVKSDDS, encoded by the exons ATGTCTAACATCATG AATGGTCACATGCGTCGCAGGACGTTTTCTGACAGCCTCATTCTAGACGAGACAGAGAAAGGAGGAGTGGTCATCTCTGGCATCAAAGATGACACCTTTGCTGACCTTGCTGGGCTTAGAAAGG GTGATGAAATCGTTGGAGCTACCATTCGTTTTGACAACCTTAAGAAAGATGATGTGGAAAACTTGCTGAAACTCATAGAGCCTTTTGACACTAAAATGACAGTTCTGAAGAAGCAGGATATGAGGGCCAACCTGAATCTAAGTTCAGGAAACAGAGCTCCAGAAGAT ctGCTGCAGAATTCATACAACAGACTCTTCAATGGCAAGGTCAGGAAGTTTCTGAAGCAGGATTCATCTTCATCTGTTCGTTCTGGAACACCAGATGCTGAAGTCAGTGGTATAAATGGACCGCTTGCAGACCCAAATGTCAAACTGGACATGGAAGGACAAAGCTGGAGCAGTAACGTGTCTGCTCCAAGTCTAAGGGCAAATCTATCCAGTTTGAATCCAGAAAACCATAAAGGAGAAATTGATGTTGGTGTTCAAAAGCCTGATCTGAATCTTTCTGCCCCCAAACTTGAGAGAGACATCAACACTCCAGATTTGGACATGAACTTACCCAAAGCCAAAGTGACTGGTCCCGATCTTGATATTGATGGTCCTTCAGGAAACTTTAAATCGCCAAACTTCAAGATGCCCAAATTTGGGATTTCAGGACCAAAAGGAAAAAGACCTGAAATTGATGCAGATTTTAAGAAGCCAAATCTAAATCTTTCGGCCCCCAGACTTGAGGGAGACATCAACACTCCAGATTTGGACATGAACTTACCCAAAGCCAAAGTGACTGGTCCCGATCTTGATATTGATGGTCCTTCAGGAAACTTTAAATCGCCAAACTTCAAGATGCCCAAATTTGGGATTTCAggaccaaaaggaaaaaaacccgAAATTGATGCCAGTGTTAAAAAGCCAGATCTGAATCTTTCGGCCCCCAAACTTGAGGGGGACATCAACACTCCAGATTTGGACATGAACTTACCCACAGCTAAGCTGACTGGTCCTGATCTAGATGTAAAAACTCCAGATCTTGATATTGATGGTCCTTCAGGAAAGTTTAAAACGCCAACCTTGAACATGCCCAAATTTGGGATTTCAGGACCAAAAGGAAAAAGACCTGAAATTGATGCAGATTTTAAGAAGCCAAATCTAAATCTTTCGGCCCCCAGACTTGAGGGAGACATCAACACTCCAGATTTGGACATGAACTTACCCAAAGCCAAACTGACTG GTCCTGATCTAGATGTAAATACACCAGATCTTGATATTGATGGTCCTTCAGGAAAGTTTAAAACGCCAACCTTGAACATGCCCAAATTTGGGATTTCAggaccaaaaggaaaaaaacccgAAATTGATGCAGATTTTAAGAAGCCAAATCTAAATCTTTCGGCCCCCAGACTTGAGGGAGACATCAACACTCCAGATTTGGACATGAACTTACCCGAAGCCAAACTGACTGGTCCCGATCTTGATATTGATGGTCCTTCAGGAAAGTTTAAAACGCCAACCTTGAACATGCCCAAATTTGGGATTTCAggaccaaaaggaaaaaaacccgAAATTGATGCAAATTTTAAGAAGCCAAATCTGAATCTTTCAGCCCCTAAATTTGAAGGAGACATCAACACTCCAGATTTGGATATGAACTTACCCACAGCTAAGCTGACTGGTCCTGATCTAGATGTAAAAACTCCAGATCTTGATATTGATGGTCCTTCAGGAAAGTTTAAAACGCCAACCTTGAACATGCCCAAATTTGGGATTTCAggaccaaaaggaaaaaaacccgAAATTGATGCAGATTTTAAGAAGCCAAATCTAAATCTTTCGGCCCCCAGACTTGAGGGAGACATCAACACTCCAGATTTGGACATGAACTTACCCGAAGCCAAACTGACTGGTCCCGATCTTGATATTGATGGTCCTTCAGGAAAGTTTAAAACGCCAACCTTGAACATGCCCAAATTTGGGATTTCAGGACCAAAAGGAAAAAGACCTGAAATTGATGCAGATTTTAAGAAGCCAAATCTGAATCTTTCAGCCCCCAGACTTGAGGGAGACATCAACACTCCAGATTTGGACATGAATTTACCCAAGGCTAAGCTGACTGGTCCTGATCTAGGTGTAAAAACTCCAAATCTTGATATTGATGGTCCTTCAGGAAAGTTTAAAACGCCAACCTTCAAGATGCCCAAATTTGGGATTTCAggaccaaaaggaaaaaaacccgAAATTGATGCAGATTTTAAGAAGCCAAATCTGAATCTTTCAGCCCCCAGACTTGAGGGAGACATCAACACTCCAGATTTGGACATGAACTTACCCAAAGCCAAACTGACTGGTCCTGATCTAGATGTAAATACACCAGATCTTGATATTGATGGTCCTTCAGGAAAGTTTAAAAAGCCAACCTTCAAGATGCCCAAATTTGGGATTTCAggaccaaaaggaaaaaaacccgAAATTGATGCAGATTTTAAGAAGCCAAATCTAAATCTTTCAGCCCCCAGACTTGAGGGAGACATCAACACTCCAGATTTGGACATGAACTTACCCAAAGCTAAGATGACTGGTCCCGATCTTGATATTGATGGTCCTTCAGGAAAGTTTAAAACGCCAACCTTGAACATGCCCAAATTTGGGATTTCAggaccaaaaggaaaaaaacccgAAATTGATGCAGATTTTAAGAAGCCAAATCTAAATCTTTCAGCCCCCAGACTTGAGGGAGACATCAACACTCCAGATTTGGACATGAACTTACCCAAAGCCAAACTGACTGGTCCCGATCTTGATATTGATGGTCCTTCAGGAAAGTTTAAAAAGCCAACCTTCAAGATGCCCAAATTTGGGATTTCAggaccaaaaggaaaaaaacctgaaattgATGCAGATTTTAAGAAGCCAAATCTGAATCTTTCAGCCCCCAGACTTGAGGGAGACATCAACACTCCAGATTTGGACATGAACTTACCCAAAGCTAAGATGACTGGTCCCGATCTTGATATTGATGGTCCTTCAGGAAAGTTTAAAACGCCAACCTTGAACATGCCCAAATTTGGGATTTCAggaccaaaaggaaaaaaacccgAAATTGATGCAGATTTTAAGAAGCCAAATCTAAATCTTTCGGCCCCCAGACTTGAGGGAGACATCAACACTCCAGATTTGGACATGAACTTACCCGAAGCCAAACTGACTGGTCCCGATCTTGATATTGATGGTCCTTCAGGAAAGTTTAAAACGCCAACCTTGAACATGCCCAAATTTGGGATTTCAggaccaaaaggaaaaaaacccgAAATTGATGCAAATTTTAAGAAGCCAAATCTGAATCTTTCAGCCCCTAAATTTGAAGGAGACATCAACACTCCAGATTTGGATATGAACTTACCCACAGCTAAGCTGACTGGTCCTGATCTAGATGTAAAAACTCCAGATCTTGATATTGATGGTCCTTCAGGAAAGTTTAAAACGCCAACCTTGAACATGCCCAAATTTGGGATTTCAggaccaaaaggaaaaaaacccgAAATTGATGCAGATTTTAAGAAGCCAAATCTAAATCTTTCGGCCCCCAGACTTGAGGGAGACATCAACACTCCAGATTTGGACATGAACTTACCCAAAACCAAACTGACTGGTCCCGATCTTGATATTGATGGTCCTTCAGGAAAGTTTAAAACGCCAACCTTGAACATGCCCAAATTTGGGATTTCAGGACCAAAAGTGAAAGACCCAGAATTTGACGTCAGTGTTAAAAAACCAGATCTGAATCGTTCTGCCCCCAAACTTGAGGGAGAGGTGAACACTCCTGATCTTAATGTCAATTTACCAAAAGCTAACCTAGCTGGTCCTGACCTAGAACTAGATACTCCAGGTCTTGATGCTCCTTCAAGGAAATTCAAAATACCCTCTTTGAAGATGTCTAATTTGGGATTTTCTGGGCCAAAAACAAAAGAACGACATATTGATGGAGATTTTAAGAAACCAACTCTGAACCTCTCTGTCCCCAAAATCAAGGGTGACATTAACACTCCAGATTTGGATATGAACTTACCCAAAGCTCAGCTGACAAGTCCTGATCTACATGTAAAATCTTCAGACCTTGATATTGATGGTCCTTCAGGAAACCTCAAAATGCCAAACTTAAATTTACCTAACACTAAAGCATCTGGCTCTGGCCTAGATGTAGAAGCTCCAGATTTTGACACTGATATTCCttcaagtaaattaaaaatgtcaaacttcAAGATGCCCAAACTCAGCTTATCAagtccaaaaacaaaaactcccctTGACCTTGATATTGACACAGATCTAAAGACACACAATTTAGATATCCCAATCCCCAAGACTGAAGCAGGTGTAGATTCTGAAATAAAACTACCAAAGCCTGACATTGAAGGCCCCAAACTTAACATGAAATCCCCAACTGGGACAAAATCAGGAGAGTTAAAAATGCCTACACTTAGCATGTCTCCTATAACAGCAACAGGTCCAAGCTTTAACACAGATGTTGGTTTAAGGACACCACACGTTACAAACACCAAGATAAAAGGAGGTCTCAATACACCACAAATAGATGCAAATTTACCCACAGCTGGAATTTCAAGCCCAGAACTAGATCTCCATGTTCCAGAAATAGACATTGATTCTCCAAAATTCAAAAACCCTCATTTTAAGATGCCCAAGTTTGGTTTGTCTGGGTCAAATATAGAAGGACCAGAATCTGATCTGAATGGGAGATTTGACATGCCTGACTTAAGTATCTCTGCCCCTAGAGTTGAAAGCAAAATACATACTGCAGACTTGAATGCGGATGTACCTAGATCTGACCTAAAAAGTCAAGATCTTCATCTAAAGTCTCCAAATCTTGACAGTGATGCTCCATCTGGTACACTTAAAGTACCAACATCCAAATTCAGTTCCTCAGGACCAAAACTGAAAAGATCAGATATAGACAAAAATGCTGATATTACTGTGGATCAAGGGCTCTCAACTCTcaagacaaaggaaaacaacCCAGGGATACAATTTAAAAGTGACAGAGTACAGGTCCCAATACTTGAGACTAATGTAAGTCCTTCAAAGAGCAAAATTAAATGGCCAAAAGATACTGAGATAGATACTGAAAACACAGACATCAGCCCAGAGCATAGCAAGAAAATGCTACCTGAAGCAGTAATTGATGATGAAGTGGAGGTGCCAGTTTTTAAAACTCACAGACTACTTGCTGCTAGTAAACTCCACGGAAATCCTGAAAGCCTTGACCTCCAAAAAGGCAACACTTATACTGCTTCTCCAGATGCAAAGATTCCTAAAACTAAGCTTCCCAGTGGCACTGTCTCTTTGCCCAAGATCAATTCTCTATCTAGAAGAGGCTATGAACCTGATTTCCAACACCTGAAAGGGGGTAAACAGACATCGTCATCACCTATAGATGTTGCAGAAAGGTTACAAATGTTTAAAGACTCTCAATCAGTGAAATCTTCATCTCACAATACTGATTCAGGTTTAAAGGGAGAAACAACTGTCCCAGGAGTCAGTACTGGCAGTTCCTCTAAAATCAACAGGGGAACCTTCAAAGTAGTAAAATCTGATGATAGCTAA